A genomic window from Qipengyuania oceanensis includes:
- a CDS encoding DNA topoisomerase IB has protein sequence MASQASDLIYIDDDLPGITRKRAGKGWAYYDPKGRLITDAAEKKRLNAIALPPAYVDAWFCPASNGHILATGIDAKGRKQYRYHPDFRSAREGEKFDGCLTFGKLLPLVRKRVENDLKAPRLTKARAVASVVRLLDLGAIRVGNEGYAKSNKSFGATTLRDRHAKLTGNTLKLKYRGKGGKMREVTLSDNALARCVRAMQDLPGQNLFHWVDDDGETHDVCSSDVNNYLCETMGEKFTAKNFRTWHASAMGYELLASTNDKVTIKNVIENVAQHLGNTPAVTRRSYVHPAVIGLVDIQDEWREGLEVPRTTKWLTRWERGLMELLEQSPAAEELLAAA, from the coding sequence ATGGCGTCGCAAGCATCCGATCTGATCTACATCGATGACGATCTGCCCGGCATCACGCGCAAGCGTGCCGGCAAGGGCTGGGCCTATTACGATCCCAAGGGTCGGCTGATTACCGACGCGGCGGAGAAGAAGCGGCTCAATGCGATCGCGTTGCCGCCCGCCTATGTCGATGCCTGGTTCTGCCCGGCAAGCAACGGACACATTCTGGCAACCGGCATCGATGCGAAAGGCCGCAAGCAATATCGCTACCACCCGGATTTCCGCTCTGCGCGCGAGGGCGAGAAATTTGACGGGTGCCTCACGTTCGGCAAGCTGCTGCCGCTGGTTCGCAAAAGGGTCGAAAACGATCTGAAGGCGCCGCGCCTCACCAAGGCGCGTGCCGTCGCCAGCGTCGTTCGCCTGCTCGATCTCGGTGCGATCCGGGTCGGCAACGAAGGCTATGCGAAATCGAACAAGAGCTTCGGGGCGACGACCTTGCGTGATCGCCACGCCAAGCTCACCGGCAACACGCTCAAGCTCAAGTATCGCGGCAAGGGCGGCAAGATGCGGGAGGTGACGCTGTCCGACAACGCGCTCGCCCGCTGCGTTCGCGCGATGCAGGATCTGCCCGGCCAGAACCTGTTCCACTGGGTCGACGACGACGGCGAAACGCACGACGTCTGTTCGTCCGACGTGAACAATTACCTGTGCGAAACGATGGGCGAGAAATTTACCGCCAAGAATTTTCGCACCTGGCACGCGAGCGCGATGGGTTACGAGTTGCTCGCGAGCACGAACGACAAGGTGACGATCAAGAACGTGATCGAGAACGTCGCCCAGCATCTCGGAAACACGCCGGCCGTCACGCGCCGGAGCTACGTCCATCCGGCGGTGATCGGTCTGGTCGACATCCAGGACGAGTGGCGCGAAGGGCTCGAAGTGCCCCGGACGACGAAATGGCTCACACGGTGGGAGCGTGGGCTTATGGAGCTGCTCGAGCAGAGCCCTGCAGCAGAGGAATTGCTTGCAGCAGCGTGA
- a CDS encoding NAD(+) synthase has product MSDWIEDVETDASNRAEQRATGSFFSPTTHGLIRVATSTPHVRTADIDYNLAGILEEASRADHACVDLVVFPELCLSSYALDDLHLQQALLEKAEHAIAKLVAASERLRPVLLVGAPLRRNGRIYNCALAIAHGKLLGAVPKSYLPNYREFYEKRWFANGRSIQGLTIAVNGEDVPFGTDLIFAARDNAGFKVFVEICEDYWSPNPPSTLGALAGATILANLSASNITIGKSDERHMLCRAQASRAVAAYAYSAAGHGESTTDLAWDGQGMIYELGDLLAESERFSLEPELCIADVDGERILSERMRMQTFNDAAEAAGRPEDWFRTVHFDQSPIPDGDVIRPIRRFPFVPNRLHKLDEDCFEAFNIQVDGLMRRVEATRPKSLVIGVSGGLDSTHALIVAAKTCDRLGLPRTTIRGYTMPGFATSDGTRSNAWKLMKALGITAEEIDIKPTARLMLENIGHAFADGEPVYDTTFENVQAGLRTDYLFRLAGQHEGWVIGTGDLSELALGWCTYGVGDQMSHYGVNAGVPKTLIQYLIRWTTRTNQFDPQTDAVLEAILATEISPELVPAGKDGTIQSTESIIGPYELNDFFVHHVIRYGQRPSKVAFLAWQAWKSAEAGLWPPDFPEGAKNEYDLATIAGWLEKFLKRFFGFSQFKRSALPNGPKVSAGGALSPRGDWRAPSDAVAELWLEELREALPDLG; this is encoded by the coding sequence GTGAGCGACTGGATCGAAGACGTGGAAACTGACGCCAGTAACCGCGCGGAACAACGCGCAACCGGTTCCTTTTTCTCGCCTACGACGCACGGGCTGATCCGCGTCGCGACGAGCACGCCGCATGTCCGTACCGCCGACATCGACTATAATCTTGCGGGGATACTGGAGGAGGCCAGCCGGGCGGATCATGCCTGCGTGGACCTCGTCGTTTTTCCCGAATTGTGCCTGTCGTCCTACGCGCTCGATGATCTTCATTTGCAGCAGGCACTGCTCGAAAAGGCAGAGCACGCGATCGCCAAGCTGGTCGCCGCGAGCGAGCGTCTGCGTCCGGTACTGCTCGTCGGCGCACCGCTACGCCGCAACGGCCGGATCTACAATTGCGCCCTGGCGATCGCGCACGGCAAGCTGCTGGGCGCGGTCCCCAAGAGCTACTTGCCGAATTACCGCGAATTCTACGAGAAGCGCTGGTTCGCCAATGGCCGGTCGATCCAGGGACTGACGATCGCGGTGAATGGCGAAGACGTGCCTTTCGGGACTGACCTGATCTTCGCCGCGCGCGACAACGCCGGGTTCAAGGTGTTCGTCGAGATCTGCGAAGATTACTGGTCGCCCAATCCTCCCTCTACGCTCGGCGCGCTCGCCGGAGCGACGATCCTCGCCAATCTCTCGGCGTCGAACATCACGATCGGCAAGTCGGACGAACGCCACATGCTGTGCAGGGCGCAGGCCTCGCGCGCGGTAGCCGCCTACGCCTATTCGGCCGCCGGACATGGCGAGAGCACGACCGACCTCGCGTGGGACGGGCAGGGCATGATCTACGAACTGGGCGACCTGCTTGCGGAAAGCGAACGCTTCTCGCTCGAGCCGGAACTATGCATCGCGGACGTGGATGGCGAGCGTATCCTTTCCGAACGCATGCGAATGCAGACGTTCAACGATGCCGCCGAGGCTGCCGGGCGCCCGGAAGACTGGTTTCGCACCGTGCACTTCGATCAGTCGCCGATTCCCGACGGCGACGTAATCCGCCCGATCCGCCGCTTTCCCTTCGTGCCGAACCGCTTGCACAAGCTGGATGAGGATTGCTTCGAAGCGTTCAACATCCAGGTCGACGGGCTGATGCGGCGGGTCGAGGCGACCAGGCCGAAGAGTCTCGTCATCGGAGTTTCCGGCGGGCTCGATTCGACCCATGCGCTGATCGTCGCCGCCAAGACCTGCGACCGGCTGGGTCTGCCGCGCACGACTATTCGCGGATACACCATGCCGGGCTTCGCGACGTCGGACGGGACCAGGTCGAACGCCTGGAAGCTGATGAAGGCGCTCGGCATCACCGCCGAGGAGATCGATATCAAGCCGACCGCTCGGCTGATGCTGGAGAACATCGGCCACGCCTTCGCGGATGGCGAGCCGGTTTACGACACCACCTTCGAGAATGTGCAGGCAGGATTGCGTACCGACTACCTGTTCCGGCTCGCGGGTCAGCACGAGGGCTGGGTGATCGGGACGGGCGATCTGTCCGAGCTGGCGCTGGGCTGGTGCACCTATGGCGTGGGCGACCAGATGAGCCATTACGGCGTCAACGCAGGCGTGCCCAAGACCCTGATCCAGTACCTGATCCGCTGGACGACGCGCACCAATCAGTTCGATCCGCAGACAGACGCAGTGCTGGAAGCGATCCTCGCGACCGAGATTTCGCCCGAGCTCGTTCCAGCCGGCAAGGACGGGACGATCCAGAGTACGGAGAGTATCATCGGGCCGTACGAGCTCAACGACTTCTTCGTCCATCACGTGATCCGCTATGGCCAGCGGCCGAGCAAGGTCGCGTTCCTCGCGTGGCAGGCATGGAAGAGTGCCGAAGCGGGCCTATGGCCCCCCGACTTTCCCGAAGGCGCCAAGAATGAGTACGATCTGGCGACCATCGCCGGCTGGCTGGAGAAGTTCCTCAAGCGTTTCTTCGGCTTCAGCCAGTTCAAGCGGAGCGCGCTCCCCAACGGCCCGAAGGTCAGCGCGGGTGGGGCGCTCTCTCCGCGCGGGGACTGGCGGGCACCGTCCGACGCGGTGGCGGAATTGTGGCTGGAGGAATTGCGCGAAGCTTTGCCGGATCTCGGCTAG
- a CDS encoding branched-chain amino acid aminotransferase: MDFSSIPHPAPVPGETRQQALADPGFGTLFSDHMVSIDWEEGKGWHNATVGPREPLSLDPATAVFHYAQEIFEGLKAYKQADGGIALFRPEENARRFNASADRLAMPNLPEELFLESIRQLVKADRDWFPSVDGGSLYLRPFMFASEAFLGVRPAKKYKFLVIASPAGNYFKSGAPAVSIWVSRNYTRAAPGGTGAAKCGGNYAASLVPQAEAIAKGHDQVVFLDAVEKKWIEELGGMNLFFVFDDGSVVTPPLTGTILPGITRDSLIQLLREEGLQVREEPYSIDQWRADATRGDLVETMACGTAAVVTPVGKVEGPDGAFTIGTGGPGQITSKLRERLVGIQRSEIADTHGWVMRID, from the coding sequence ATGGACTTCTCTTCGATCCCGCACCCCGCCCCGGTCCCCGGTGAAACCCGCCAGCAGGCGCTGGCCGATCCCGGTTTCGGCACGCTGTTTTCCGACCACATGGTCTCGATCGACTGGGAGGAAGGCAAGGGCTGGCACAATGCCACTGTCGGGCCGCGCGAGCCGCTGAGCCTCGATCCGGCCACCGCCGTATTTCACTACGCTCAGGAAATCTTCGAAGGTCTCAAGGCCTACAAGCAGGCGGACGGCGGAATTGCGCTGTTCCGGCCCGAGGAAAACGCGCGCCGCTTCAACGCATCGGCCGACCGGCTGGCGATGCCGAACCTGCCCGAAGAACTGTTTCTCGAATCGATCAGGCAGCTGGTGAAGGCCGACCGCGACTGGTTTCCGAGCGTCGATGGCGGATCGCTCTACCTGCGACCGTTCATGTTCGCTTCCGAAGCCTTTCTCGGCGTGCGCCCGGCCAAGAAGTACAAGTTCCTCGTGATCGCGAGCCCGGCCGGAAACTACTTCAAGTCCGGCGCGCCCGCCGTTTCGATCTGGGTCAGCCGGAATTACACGCGCGCCGCACCCGGCGGCACCGGTGCAGCCAAATGCGGCGGCAATTATGCCGCCAGCCTCGTTCCGCAGGCCGAAGCGATCGCCAAGGGGCACGACCAGGTGGTCTTCCTCGATGCGGTCGAGAAGAAATGGATCGAGGAACTGGGGGGCATGAACCTGTTCTTCGTGTTCGACGACGGCAGCGTCGTCACTCCGCCGCTTACCGGAACGATCCTGCCCGGGATCACCCGCGACAGCCTGATCCAGTTGTTGCGCGAAGAAGGCCTGCAGGTGCGCGAGGAACCCTACTCGATCGACCAGTGGCGCGCCGATGCAACAAGGGGCGACCTGGTCGAGACGATGGCCTGCGGCACGGCCGCAGTCGTCACGCCCGTCGGCAAGGTGGAAGGGCCGGACGGCGCTTTCACCATCGGGACCGGCGGCCCGGGCCAGATCACCAGCAAATTGCGCGAGCGGCTGGTCGGCATCCAGCGCAGCGAGATTGCGGACACGCACGGCTGGGTGATGCGCATCGACTGA